A part of Gramella sp. MAR_2010_147 genomic DNA contains:
- the aroC gene encoding chorismate synthase codes for MAGNSFGNLFKLTTFGESHGVAIGGVIDGCPAGLEINLESIQNDLDRRRPGQSAIVTQRNEPDTVEFLSGIFEGKSTGTPIGFIIKNANQKSKDYSHIKDTYRPSHADYTYDEKYGVRDYRGGGRSSARETACRVVAGSLAKQLLKDISFNAFVSSVGTMELQKDYSELDFSEIEKNPVRCPDAEMASKMEAYIKDIRADGDTVGGTVQCVIKNVPKGLGEPVFDKLHAELGKAMLSINAVKGFEYGSGFDGTKMRGSDHNDHFNKDGSTKTNLSGGIQGGISNGMDIYFKVAFKPVATLIQKQRTINSKGEEVVMQGKGRHDPCVVPRAVPIVESMAALVIADFYLHNKSSKI; via the coding sequence ATGGCCGGAAATTCCTTTGGTAACTTATTTAAACTAACCACCTTTGGTGAGTCACATGGTGTAGCTATAGGCGGAGTTATAGACGGGTGTCCTGCCGGTCTTGAAATTAACCTTGAAAGTATTCAAAATGACCTGGACCGGAGAAGACCGGGACAATCGGCTATCGTCACTCAACGTAATGAGCCTGATACAGTTGAATTTCTTTCTGGAATTTTCGAAGGGAAATCTACCGGGACCCCTATTGGATTCATTATTAAGAATGCTAATCAAAAATCTAAGGATTACTCTCATATTAAAGATACCTATAGACCTTCTCACGCAGATTATACCTATGACGAAAAGTATGGGGTAAGAGATTATCGTGGTGGAGGAAGATCTTCAGCCAGGGAAACTGCTTGCAGGGTGGTGGCTGGAAGTCTGGCTAAACAATTACTTAAAGATATTAGTTTTAATGCTTTTGTATCTTCTGTAGGAACTATGGAATTACAAAAGGATTATTCTGAACTTGATTTTTCGGAAATTGAAAAAAATCCGGTGCGTTGTCCAGATGCTGAAATGGCAAGTAAAATGGAAGCCTATATTAAGGATATAAGGGCAGATGGGGACACGGTTGGCGGCACTGTGCAATGTGTGATAAAGAATGTACCCAAAGGTTTAGGAGAACCTGTATTTGATAAATTACATGCAGAGCTTGGTAAAGCCATGCTTTCCATTAATGCCGTTAAAGGTTTCGAATATGGCAGTGGTTTTGATGGCACCAAAATGAGAGGAAGCGATCATAATGATCATTTTAATAAAGATGGCTCTACGAAAACTAACTTAAGTGGTGGTATTCAGGGAGGTATTTCCAACGGAATGGATATCTATTTTAAAGTGGCTTTTAAACCTGTTGCTACACTAATTCAGAAACAACGCACTATTAATTCTAAAGGTGAAGAAGTGGTAATGCAGGGTAAAGGAAGACATGATCCCTGTGTAGTTCCCAGAGCTGTGCCTATCGTGGAATCTATGGCCGCTCTAGTTATTGCCGATTTTTACCTTCATAATAAATCATCGAAAATCTAA
- a CDS encoding response regulator — protein sequence MAKILIVDDDQTIGFMLRDILEFNDHTVTVSQQPRKTKENILENDIELILLDKLISGVDGTDVCAQIKGDEEVAHVPILMMSALHNVDDICREAGAVDFISKPFDMETLIEKINSILKSHPVKP from the coding sequence ATGGCAAAGATCCTAATTGTTGATGACGACCAGACTATTGGTTTTATGCTCAGAGATATACTGGAATTTAATGATCATACAGTTACTGTTTCTCAGCAACCCAGAAAGACCAAAGAGAATATTCTGGAAAATGATATAGAATTGATCCTTTTAGATAAATTAATTTCAGGTGTTGATGGAACCGACGTTTGTGCTCAGATTAAGGGAGATGAAGAAGTTGCCCATGTTCCAATCCTTATGATGTCGGCATTGCATAATGTAGACGATATTTGTAGGGAAGCAGGGGCGGTAGATTTTATTTCCAAACCCTTTGACATGGAAACATTGATTGAAAAAATCAACTCAATTCTGAAAAGTCATCCCGTCAAGCCTTAG
- a CDS encoding FAD-binding and (Fe-S)-binding domain-containing protein, producing the protein MELKNALEDLSSNLSGKLHYDELWKSIYATDASVYREIPLAVAFPRDEKDLLELIKFAKKHGTSLIPRTAGTSLAGQCTGDGIVVDVSKHFTDIIKIEPDQKRVVVEPGVIRDDLNRTLEKSGLFFGPNTSTSNRCMIGGMVGNNSSGTTSIKYGTTRDKLISLKVLLSDGTKAEFKDLSLSEYQEKLKLSNLEGEIYRLIDAQLTNKANQDEILNNYPPSQLHRRNTGYAIDDLLNTEIFSESRQAFNFSKLIAGSEGTLAFITEITLQLDELPPENAAMVAAHFSSVDACMQAVVPVMKHSLYTCEMMDKVILDCTKESHKYRDNRFFIEGDPQGILMLELRSDSEVELQQQVDALLETLSSSGLGYAYPVLYDEQIHLALELRKAGLGLLANLKGDKKAVACIEDTAVAIPVLADYISDFSKIMESYDQQAVYYAHAGAGEIHLRPILNLKKSQDVALFRNITKDVATLVKKYNGSLSGEHGDGRVRAEFIELMFGKKIYELLKEIKFTFDPDNIFNPGKIVDAPPMDSLLRYVPDREEPEIETIMDFSDTDGILRLAEKCNGSGDCRKSVESGGTMCPSYRATKDEKDTTRARANALREFLTNSNKTNRFDHPELKEVLDLCISCKGCKSECPSNVDMAALKAEFLHQYHQSNNPGFRDKAFANITQQNARASKFPKISRFIMSNTFTSGIAKNLLGVAKERELPVIAKQTLKQYYLKNIARFQIENSIKTVYLFNDEFTNYLDVEVGKDALNLLARLGYKTLIIDHPESGRSQISKGFLNKAKELANKNVSIFKELISDKTPLIGVEPSAILSFRDEYLRLADDKIGAQKVAKNSLIIEEFLKQEIALGNIKQEQFTSKAATIKIHGHCHQKALSNVSRTFDILNFPKNYKVTMIPSGCCGMAGSFGYEKEHYEISMRIGENSLFPAIRKADKAVIISANGTSCRHQIKDGTGRIAQHPVSILRKALKKS; encoded by the coding sequence ATGGAATTAAAGAATGCGCTAGAAGACCTTTCCAGCAATTTATCTGGAAAATTACATTATGATGAATTATGGAAAAGTATTTATGCTACAGATGCTTCAGTATATCGTGAAATTCCATTGGCAGTTGCTTTTCCCCGGGATGAGAAGGATCTTTTGGAGCTTATCAAATTTGCAAAGAAACATGGTACTTCTTTGATTCCAAGAACGGCAGGAACCTCTCTTGCCGGACAATGTACGGGTGATGGTATAGTGGTTGATGTTTCAAAACATTTTACCGATATTATTAAAATAGAACCAGACCAAAAACGGGTTGTTGTAGAGCCTGGTGTTATTAGAGATGACCTTAATAGAACACTGGAAAAATCAGGATTGTTTTTTGGACCAAATACATCAACTTCCAATCGCTGTATGATTGGGGGTATGGTGGGTAATAATTCCAGTGGAACGACTTCCATAAAATATGGAACTACCCGGGATAAGCTCATATCGCTTAAAGTTTTATTAAGCGATGGGACTAAAGCTGAATTTAAGGATCTTAGCCTTTCAGAATACCAGGAAAAATTGAAGTTATCAAACTTAGAAGGCGAAATATATCGTCTTATTGATGCTCAATTAACAAATAAAGCAAATCAGGATGAGATTCTAAATAATTACCCGCCATCCCAACTTCATAGAAGAAATACTGGTTATGCCATTGATGATTTGTTGAATACAGAAATATTTAGTGAATCCAGGCAAGCTTTCAATTTCTCAAAATTAATAGCGGGAAGTGAAGGAACCCTGGCCTTTATTACTGAAATTACCTTGCAGTTAGATGAGCTGCCTCCAGAAAATGCGGCAATGGTAGCTGCTCATTTTTCCAGTGTAGATGCCTGCATGCAGGCGGTTGTACCTGTGATGAAGCATTCTCTCTACACCTGTGAAATGATGGATAAGGTGATCTTAGACTGTACTAAAGAGAGTCATAAGTACAGGGATAATCGTTTTTTTATTGAAGGAGATCCACAGGGAATTTTAATGTTAGAACTTAGAAGTGATTCTGAAGTGGAATTGCAACAACAGGTGGATGCCTTACTGGAAACCTTATCAAGTTCAGGTCTAGGTTATGCCTATCCGGTTCTTTATGATGAACAGATTCATCTGGCTTTAGAGTTAAGAAAGGCAGGTCTTGGTTTGCTGGCAAATTTAAAAGGTGATAAAAAAGCGGTGGCATGTATAGAAGACACTGCAGTTGCCATACCTGTGCTGGCAGATTATATTTCAGATTTCAGTAAGATTATGGAATCGTATGACCAACAGGCGGTTTATTATGCGCATGCCGGGGCAGGGGAGATTCATTTAAGACCTATTCTTAATCTTAAAAAATCTCAGGATGTAGCCTTATTCAGAAATATTACAAAGGATGTTGCCACATTGGTTAAAAAGTATAATGGCTCCTTAAGTGGCGAACATGGAGATGGTAGAGTGAGAGCCGAATTTATTGAATTGATGTTCGGTAAAAAGATTTACGAGCTGCTCAAGGAAATAAAATTCACGTTTGATCCTGATAACATCTTTAATCCCGGAAAGATAGTGGATGCCCCGCCAATGGACTCATTGTTGAGATACGTTCCAGACAGGGAAGAGCCAGAAATAGAAACCATCATGGATTTTTCTGATACCGATGGGATTCTAAGGCTTGCTGAAAAATGCAATGGAAGTGGAGATTGTAGAAAATCTGTTGAATCCGGTGGCACCATGTGTCCAAGTTACCGCGCTACTAAGGATGAAAAAGACACTACCAGAGCAAGAGCAAATGCACTGCGGGAATTTCTCACAAATTCAAATAAAACCAATCGGTTTGATCATCCTGAACTGAAAGAGGTTTTAGATCTATGCATCAGTTGCAAGGGTTGCAAGAGCGAATGTCCTTCTAACGTAGATATGGCTGCATTAAAAGCGGAATTCTTGCATCAATATCACCAAAGTAATAATCCCGGTTTCAGGGATAAAGCTTTTGCCAATATTACCCAGCAGAATGCCAGAGCTTCTAAATTTCCGAAAATCTCGCGTTTTATTATGTCCAATACTTTTACATCTGGAATAGCAAAGAATCTACTGGGCGTCGCTAAGGAAAGGGAGTTACCGGTGATAGCTAAACAAACTTTAAAACAATACTATCTTAAAAATATAGCCCGGTTTCAAATAGAAAATTCAATTAAAACAGTTTATCTTTTTAATGATGAATTTACGAATTACCTGGATGTAGAAGTTGGGAAAGATGCATTGAATTTACTGGCCAGGTTGGGTTACAAGACATTAATTATAGATCATCCTGAAAGTGGACGAAGCCAGATTTCAAAAGGGTTTTTAAATAAAGCTAAGGAACTGGCCAATAAAAATGTGAGTATCTTTAAAGAGCTGATCTCAGATAAAACACCTTTAATTGGAGTGGAACCTTCTGCTATTTTGAGTTTTAGAGATGAGTATTTAAGACTGGCAGATGATAAGATAGGAGCTCAAAAAGTAGCGAAGAATTCTTTAATTATTGAAGAGTTCCTAAAACAAGAGATTGCTTTAGGAAATATCAAACAGGAGCAATTTACAAGTAAAGCGGCCACGATCAAAATTCATGGACATTGTCACCAAAAAGCCTTATCTAATGTTTCCAGAACCTTTGATATTCTTAATTTCCCTAAAAACTATAAAGTAACGATGATCCCTTCAGGTTGCTGTGGGATGGCGGGTTCTTTTGGCTATGAAAAGGAACATTATGAAATAAGCATGAGAATTGGTGAGAACTCTTTATTTCCTGCCATTAGAAAAGCTGATAAAGCTGTAATTATTTCTGCTAACGGAACCAGTTGTAGGCATCAGATCAAGGATGGTACCGGAAGAATAGCTCAGCATCCTGTTAGCATATTAAGAAAAGCATTGAAAAAATCCTGA
- the bshA gene encoding N-acetyl-alpha-D-glucosaminyl L-malate synthase BshA, whose product MKIAIVCYPTFGGSGVVATELGLALSRRGHEVHFVTYKQPVRLETISSHIRFHEVNVPEYPLFHYQPYELALSSKLVNVVKNYGIELLHVHYAIPHAYAGYMAKKMLEEVGVNIPMVTTLHGTDITLVGNHPFYKPAVTFSINNSDVVTSVSKSLKEDTLKFFDIRREIEVIPNFIDVSKFKQKIFTDCQRELMAHDDEKIITHVSNFRKVKRVEDVVKIFFEVQKKVKARLMMVGEGPERETAEKLVKELDIRDRVLFLGQSNEIDKILCFSDLFLLPSETESFGLAALEAMVQSVPVISSNTGGLPEVNIEGVSGFLHDVGDVEGMSKSALSILEDNDRLLKFKKQSRDAAERFDINQIVPMYEELYEKALVKA is encoded by the coding sequence ATGAAAATTGCCATTGTTTGTTATCCTACCTTTGGAGGTAGCGGAGTTGTAGCTACCGAATTGGGTTTAGCCCTTTCTCGAAGAGGGCATGAAGTTCATTTTGTGACTTACAAGCAACCGGTAAGACTCGAGACTATCTCCAGTCACATACGCTTTCATGAAGTGAATGTACCGGAGTACCCACTTTTTCATTACCAGCCATACGAGCTTGCTTTGAGTAGTAAACTGGTAAACGTAGTGAAGAATTATGGAATTGAGCTATTGCATGTGCATTACGCAATTCCGCATGCGTATGCGGGCTATATGGCAAAAAAAATGCTGGAAGAAGTAGGTGTAAATATCCCTATGGTCACCACATTGCACGGGACCGATATTACGCTGGTGGGAAATCACCCCTTTTATAAACCAGCCGTAACTTTCAGTATAAATAATAGTGATGTTGTAACTTCGGTATCAAAAAGCTTAAAAGAAGACACTCTTAAATTCTTTGATATTAGAAGGGAAATAGAAGTTATTCCTAATTTTATAGATGTATCAAAATTTAAGCAAAAAATCTTTACCGATTGTCAAAGGGAGTTAATGGCCCATGATGATGAAAAGATTATTACTCACGTGAGTAACTTTAGAAAAGTTAAACGTGTAGAAGATGTGGTAAAGATATTTTTTGAGGTTCAAAAGAAGGTGAAAGCAAGATTAATGATGGTTGGGGAAGGGCCTGAAAGGGAAACTGCAGAGAAACTGGTTAAAGAATTAGATATTAGGGACAGGGTGTTGTTTTTAGGACAGAGTAACGAAATAGATAAGATTTTATGTTTTTCAGACCTGTTCTTATTACCGTCAGAAACCGAAAGTTTTGGTTTGGCTGCACTTGAAGCTATGGTTCAGTCAGTCCCTGTAATATCTTCTAATACAGGTGGTTTACCTGAAGTTAATATTGAGGGTGTGTCAGGGTTTTTACATGATGTAGGTGATGTGGAAGGTATGTCTAAAAGTGCTCTTTCTATCCTTGAAGATAATGACAGGTTGCTGAAGTTTAAGAAGCAATCCAGAGATGCTGCAGAGCGATTTGATATTAATCAGATTGTTCCTATGTACGAAGAGCTTTATGAGAAAGCATTGGTTAAAGCATAA
- a CDS encoding glycoside hydrolase family 3 N-terminal domain-containing protein, which translates to MKLKQVPSFYTVILFFLISYQGISQTTSPLFAEDYPQQKKWVDSVYNSMTIREKVGQLFMASIWSKNENEADSIRKQIRENHIGGLIFSKGGPVKQAQLTNEFQEMSEVPLLVGMDAEWGLAMRLDSTFALPWNMTLGAIQDNRLIEQAGAAISKHTRRLGVHFNFAPVVDINTNPDNPIIGNRSFGEDKINVTEKALAFMNGMHREGVLSSAKHFPGHGDTDSDSHKTLPTVNFSSERIDDIELYPYKELIPEGLSSVMVAHLNVPSLDPRDENPASLSRSIISDILKRNMGFNGLIFTDALDMKGVSRDKEPGEVDLEAFLAGNDVLLMSEDIGKASQSIIEAVNSGNVSEERLELSVKKILYAKYKVGLNNFKPVKTNFLIEELYTARDETLLEDLYENAITLVKNNKAVVPVKNLAKQKIAYVNFGDDDGSQFLSQMRKYTKVDWVKAEKLPDLLTKLEEYNYVIIGFHKSNSSPWASYKFSNKELVWLHEIARQNKTVLSLFTRPYALLDIKSFANLEGILVGYQNHPVAQKKVAQVLFGAVDARGKLPVSIKNEFPVGTGFNTRNISRLAYGSPESVGMNSAKLTKIDSIINYAIDEKMTPGAQILVARKGKVVYDKNFGFQTYEKELPVTDTTVYDLASLTKILATLPLVMELDEKEVLDFDTKLGDLLPAFKDSNKKNIRLQDMLMHYARLQAWIPFYISTLDSKTKKLSTLYYRNLPSEDYNTQVADKMYIRKDIGDTILNTIRNSKLERRLQYKYSDLPYYLLKYYLEAYYDSSMQNITQEHLYKKLGANYTGYLPRTRFDSLQIAPTENDQLWRGQVVRGYVHDQGAAMQGGIGGHAGLFSTANDVAKIMQTYLNGGSYGGEQFLKKETIDKYNTCYYCEDDVRRGVGFDKPQLGDSGPTCNCVSMMSFGHSGFTGTFAWADPEEEIVYVFLSNRTYPDSNNRKLIREDIRSEIQKVIYESIDF; encoded by the coding sequence ATGAAGTTGAAACAAGTCCCAAGTTTTTACACAGTCATACTATTCTTCCTAATTTCTTACCAGGGAATTTCACAGACTACAAGTCCGTTATTTGCTGAAGACTATCCTCAGCAAAAAAAATGGGTAGATAGTGTATACAATTCCATGACTATCAGGGAAAAGGTTGGCCAGCTATTTATGGCCAGTATCTGGTCTAAGAATGAGAACGAAGCTGATAGTATAAGAAAACAGATCAGGGAAAATCATATTGGAGGATTGATCTTTTCAAAAGGTGGACCGGTTAAACAGGCACAACTTACCAATGAGTTTCAGGAAATGTCTGAAGTTCCATTGTTGGTAGGGATGGATGCAGAATGGGGCTTAGCGATGAGGCTTGACAGTACCTTTGCACTACCATGGAATATGACGCTGGGCGCCATACAGGATAATAGACTGATAGAACAAGCTGGGGCTGCTATCTCAAAACATACAAGGAGACTTGGCGTTCATTTCAATTTTGCTCCGGTTGTAGATATTAATACTAATCCTGATAATCCTATTATTGGAAACAGGTCTTTTGGTGAAGATAAGATCAATGTTACTGAAAAAGCACTTGCTTTTATGAACGGAATGCATAGAGAAGGTGTTTTAAGTAGCGCCAAGCATTTTCCCGGTCACGGAGATACCGATTCAGATTCACACAAAACTTTACCAACCGTTAATTTTTCTTCGGAAAGGATTGACGATATAGAACTATACCCTTATAAAGAGCTTATTCCTGAAGGTTTAAGCAGTGTGATGGTAGCTCATCTAAATGTTCCCTCATTAGATCCTAGAGATGAAAACCCAGCTTCACTATCCAGGTCTATTATATCAGACATTCTAAAACGCAACATGGGCTTTAATGGGTTGATTTTTACCGATGCTCTTGATATGAAAGGAGTTTCTCGAGATAAGGAACCTGGAGAAGTAGATCTGGAAGCTTTTCTTGCCGGGAACGATGTACTCCTGATGAGTGAGGATATTGGAAAAGCATCTCAAAGTATTATAGAGGCAGTGAATTCAGGAAATGTATCTGAAGAAAGGTTAGAGCTTTCCGTAAAAAAGATACTTTATGCTAAGTATAAAGTAGGGCTCAATAATTTCAAGCCTGTTAAAACAAACTTTTTAATTGAAGAATTATATACTGCCAGGGATGAAACATTACTGGAGGATCTCTATGAAAATGCGATTACACTGGTAAAAAACAATAAGGCCGTGGTTCCTGTGAAAAATTTGGCTAAGCAGAAGATAGCTTATGTGAATTTTGGGGATGATGATGGGAGTCAGTTTTTGAGTCAGATGAGAAAATATACCAAAGTTGATTGGGTAAAGGCTGAAAAATTACCAGACTTGCTCACCAAACTAGAAGAGTATAATTATGTGATTATTGGGTTTCATAAATCTAACAGTAGTCCATGGGCATCCTATAAGTTTTCTAATAAAGAATTAGTTTGGCTGCATGAAATAGCCAGGCAAAATAAAACAGTACTTTCGTTGTTTACCCGTCCGTATGCATTGCTGGATATAAAGAGTTTTGCTAATCTGGAAGGTATACTCGTTGGATATCAAAATCACCCTGTAGCTCAGAAGAAAGTAGCTCAGGTTTTATTTGGTGCCGTAGATGCGAGGGGAAAACTTCCTGTAAGTATAAAGAATGAATTTCCTGTGGGTACAGGCTTCAATACCAGGAATATAAGCAGACTAGCGTACGGTTCCCCGGAAAGTGTCGGGATGAACTCTGCTAAGTTGACGAAGATTGATAGCATAATCAATTATGCGATTGATGAAAAAATGACTCCCGGAGCTCAAATTCTTGTTGCCAGGAAAGGAAAAGTGGTTTACGATAAGAATTTTGGTTTTCAGACGTATGAAAAGGAATTACCGGTTACAGACACTACGGTTTATGACCTGGCCTCTTTAACAAAAATCCTTGCGACGTTACCCCTGGTTATGGAGTTAGATGAAAAGGAGGTTCTTGATTTTGATACTAAATTAGGCGATCTGTTGCCTGCATTTAAAGACTCTAATAAGAAAAACATCAGGTTACAGGATATGTTAATGCATTATGCAAGGTTACAGGCCTGGATTCCCTTTTATATTTCTACGTTAGATTCTAAAACCAAAAAACTGTCTACTTTATATTACAGAAACCTTCCTTCTGAAGATTATAATACACAGGTAGCCGATAAAATGTATATAAGAAAAGACATCGGCGATACTATTTTAAATACTATCAGAAACAGCAAACTAGAGAGAAGACTTCAGTATAAGTATAGTGATCTGCCGTATTATTTACTGAAATATTACCTGGAAGCTTATTATGACTCGTCCATGCAGAATATAACCCAGGAACATCTTTATAAAAAGCTCGGGGCAAATTATACCGGATATTTACCAAGAACCAGATTTGACAGTCTGCAAATAGCACCTACCGAAAATGATCAACTGTGGAGAGGCCAGGTTGTTAGAGGCTATGTGCATGATCAGGGAGCTGCGATGCAGGGTGGAATAGGAGGACACGCAGGACTGTTTAGTACGGCCAATGATGTCGCTAAGATCATGCAGACTTATTTAAATGGAGGGTCTTACGGAGGAGAGCAATTTCTTAAAAAAGAAACTATAGACAAATATAACACCTGTTATTATTGCGAAGATGATGTAAGGCGCGGTGTGGGATTCGACAAACCACAACTTGGAGATTCAGGGCCTACCTGTAATTGTGTTTCAATGATGAGTTTTGGACATAGCGGATTTACCGGGACTTTTGCCTGGGCCGATCCCGAAGAAGAAATTGTTTATGTATTTTTATCTAACAGAACGTATCCTGATTCTAATAATAGAAAACTGATACGTGAAGATATTAGGTCTGAGATCCAGAAAGTGATATACGAATCTATAGATTTTTAA
- a CDS encoding ATP-binding protein, whose amino-acid sequence MDKELSLQTLEKKLIESERKVAVIQKKNKELNSENERLKNEIHSYRELILSSPSMITLLKGKELLIQTANKPILDFWEKSEKVIGKPLIEVHPDIREQGLESLLHGVLDTGEPQYGYEMPVYITRKDKKELVYFNFIYQPQKNRHNQIDSVAVIAQEVTPKAKYHEKIKESEFKFRQLIHSSNSLIAILRGKDMIVEIANDAIKSVWGKGSEIEGEPLFEILPEMIGQGMPEIFNKVYETGEAYVAQERPIMHDHKGKMKLGYFDFVYQPQHNIHGKVDGVAVIAQDVTQHGILNKKIRESEKEFRDLVNFMPHKISMISATGEPIFYNNSWVSYTGKSFEKLVENPWQSLIHPDDRQLAEELVAKSLESGEDMDVELRIFNKDGKAKWHLARATAIRNEEGVISSWIASNTEIHKLKEEEKRKEDFLKLVSHELKTPVTSIKGYIQLLLSMLPSEEKEERDNEKIPVKPYLNKIEIQIERLIRLISEMLDLSRIEQKELQLKKESFSLNEHVENIIEDISYSNKEVQIELEHKNQCEVYADKDRIGQVIINFVTNAFKYSPNGNKVIIKVFERKDDHVGVSIKDFGIGIAKKEQNKIFKRFYRIAGNKDYTYAGFGIGLYLSNEIIKRHSGEIIVHSEVGEGSEFIFTLPINKD is encoded by the coding sequence ATGGATAAAGAATTAAGTCTTCAAACCTTAGAAAAGAAATTAATTGAAAGTGAGCGGAAGGTAGCCGTTATCCAAAAAAAGAATAAGGAGCTTAATTCGGAAAATGAAAGACTAAAAAACGAAATTCACTCCTATAGAGAACTCATCCTTTCTTCACCCTCCATGATTACCTTATTAAAAGGGAAAGAACTACTAATTCAAACGGCTAACAAACCAATATTGGATTTTTGGGAGAAGAGTGAAAAGGTAATAGGGAAACCTCTGATTGAAGTACATCCAGATATAAGAGAACAAGGATTAGAATCTTTACTGCATGGTGTTCTGGACACGGGGGAGCCCCAATACGGCTACGAAATGCCTGTTTATATAACCCGGAAGGATAAAAAGGAATTAGTTTACTTCAACTTCATATATCAACCCCAAAAAAACAGGCATAATCAAATTGATAGCGTAGCAGTCATAGCTCAGGAAGTTACACCAAAAGCGAAATATCACGAGAAGATCAAAGAAAGCGAATTTAAGTTTAGACAATTAATTCACTCTTCAAATTCGCTCATTGCAATATTAAGGGGCAAAGATATGATTGTTGAAATCGCTAATGATGCGATCAAATCAGTTTGGGGGAAAGGTAGTGAGATAGAAGGGGAACCATTATTTGAAATCCTACCTGAAATGATCGGTCAGGGTATGCCTGAAATATTTAATAAGGTTTATGAAACCGGGGAGGCATATGTCGCGCAGGAACGTCCCATTATGCATGATCATAAAGGAAAAATGAAGCTTGGGTATTTTGATTTCGTTTATCAGCCTCAGCACAATATTCATGGCAAAGTAGATGGGGTTGCGGTCATAGCTCAGGATGTAACCCAGCATGGAATTCTTAATAAAAAAATTCGTGAAAGTGAGAAAGAATTTCGGGACCTGGTAAATTTCATGCCTCATAAAATTTCAATGATTTCAGCTACTGGAGAACCAATTTTTTATAATAATAGCTGGGTCAGCTATACTGGTAAAAGTTTTGAAAAGTTGGTAGAAAACCCCTGGCAATCCTTAATTCATCCTGATGACAGGCAGCTAGCAGAAGAATTGGTAGCAAAGAGCCTAGAATCTGGAGAAGATATGGATGTTGAATTAAGAATTTTTAATAAAGACGGAAAAGCGAAGTGGCATCTTGCAAGAGCAACAGCAATTAGAAATGAAGAAGGAGTTATAAGCTCGTGGATTGCTTCTAATACAGAAATACATAAGCTTAAAGAGGAAGAAAAAAGAAAAGAGGATTTTCTAAAGCTGGTTAGTCATGAATTAAAAACCCCGGTTACCTCCATTAAAGGATATATACAATTATTACTTTCAATGCTTCCCTCAGAAGAGAAGGAAGAAAGAGATAATGAAAAAATACCGGTTAAGCCTTATCTTAACAAAATAGAAATTCAAATAGAAAGACTTATTAGGCTTATCTCAGAAATGCTCGATTTATCAAGGATAGAGCAAAAAGAATTACAGCTTAAGAAAGAAAGTTTCAGCCTGAATGAACATGTGGAGAATATCATTGAAGATATTTCCTATTCCAATAAGGAAGTTCAAATAGAATTAGAACATAAGAATCAATGCGAAGTATATGCAGACAAGGATAGAATAGGCCAGGTTATAATAAATTTTGTTACCAATGCTTTTAAATATTCCCCTAATGGTAATAAGGTAATAATAAAGGTGTTCGAAAGAAAAGATGACCATGTTGGAGTAAGTATTAAAGATTTTGGAATAGGAATCGCAAAAAAAGAACAGAATAAAATTTTTAAAAGGTTTTATAGAATAGCAGGTAATAAGGATTATACATATGCAGGTTTTGGAATAGGTTTATACCTTTCCAATGAAATAATAAAAAGACATTCTGGAGAAATTATAGTTCATAGTGAAGTGGGGGAGGGCTCCGAATTTATTTTCACATTACCAATAAATAAAGATTAA